The proteins below come from a single Xiphophorus hellerii strain 12219 chromosome 14, Xiphophorus_hellerii-4.1, whole genome shotgun sequence genomic window:
- the haus6 gene encoding HAUS augmin-like complex subunit 6 → MASSIPMQKKNGHYLWFALLGLGFQPVNIKHLNLGPNMFNKPNKEAFYLVTRFLLEKLNPVRFHESYRHCWPVVNHKADTEFRKVTCTWLREIMDEMANAGSKVVMSLFLSPGGPKFVSLMLYLATHVMHQDMKTFVTDKSWAPEAAAMPASTPHIAVERLSLVRSRFLKAAVDQDRFLHDYQRRAQAVVKSMRDLKVDGSKYDQLLKRHLSEAPWDADSFSEKIKKVRSLWSAIEGMLSAIKEQQAAVESVLKGDVDQYVLDGTNRVLKLPRCLLDRIERLPQQLISGSVYEAGQLNLLCVMELLNHAMQLLKEERSRVSPAAEPPPAAHRLQEHFHQMSRVLQDLHLIRQKLSKEEIPEVRSAIAELQAEWDQRWMQTLKEKPLVSFLNEDPALCFLSPTAPLSFEPAPEASYSHCVFYQFPAKFLEDEPAEIDSTEDVKTRLDIRSPTVSGSSERPVIPQVSRANASLDWLFDTPASPPQKPSAVPPPPPANICKTTHQKVAPLKTKTEILDLEHENLADQFADAVTMTSPPEAGVRGLEGLLGNLQRDPFTARTQLPRTPESLIMDVKSSWRKAVEEDEAKKAYWSAELQDSITDRLSPVGRLQDAIPDSSAQTLADQSSSSFCKQLIFPKSPPLWDTLSTEAHDSPSGTGSSAVQFSLDYETLPEMPSCESLDLEDEAVALTSEEDEEVLVPTLKTTLKQTLLTSPDYKTSRVEDSWLAEPAASEGKRNKVFSLDSPDSPPTKQEYSLPTLITFSPIDDMKC, encoded by the exons ATGGCCAGCTCGATCCCAATGCAGAAGAAAAACGGACATTATCTCTGGTTTGCTCTTCTCGGTTTGGGATTTCAACCAGTCAACATCAAACATCTCAACCTTGGACC GAATATGTTCAACAAACCGAACAAAGAGGCCTTCTACTTGGTAACCCGTTTCCTGTTGGAGAAACTCAATCCTGTTCGCTTTCACGAATCGTACAG GCACTGCTGGCCTGTTGTGAATCACAAAGCGGATACCGAGTTCCGGAAGGTTACTTGTACCTGGCTGCGGGAAATTATG GATGAAATGGCCAACGCTGGATCTAAAGTGGTGATGTCATTGTTTCTGTCCCCTGGTGGTCCCAAGTTCGTCAGCTTGATGCTTTATTTGGCCACCCATGTGATGCATCAGGACATGAAAACGTTTGTCACAG ATAAGAGTTGGGCTCCTGAGGCTGCAGCCATGCCTGCATCCACCCCACATATAGCAGTGGAAAGGCTGAGTCTCGTGCGCAGCAGGTTTTTGAAAGCCGCAGTGGATCAGGATCGTTTTCTCCATGACTACCAAAGACGAGCTCA gGCCGTGGTTAAGTCCATGAGAGACCTCAAAGTGGATGGTTCCAAGTACGATCAGCTCTTAAA gCGTCACCTTTCTGAAGCTCCCTGGGATGCGGATTCCTTCTCTGAGAAGATTAAAAAG GTTCGTTCTTTGTGGTCAGCCATCGAAGGAATGCTCTCTGCTATCAAGGAGCAGCAGGCGGCAGTGGAAAGCGTTTTGAAAGGGGATGTGGACCAGTACGTCCTAGATGGGACAAACCGAGTCCTCAAGCTTCCTCGTTGTTTGCTGGACAGAATCGAGCGTCTCCCACAGCAG TTAATTTCAGGCAGTGTGTATGAGGCGGGCCAGCTGAACCTCCTGTGTGTGATGGAGCTGTTGAATCATGCGATGCAGCTCCTGAAGGAGGAGCGGAGTCGGGTCTCTCCTGCTGCAGAGCCCCCGCCCGCTGCGCACCGCCTTCAGGAACATTTCCACCAGATGTCCCGGGTGCTGCAGGACCTGCACCTCATCAG gcagaaactttccaaagaggAAATTCCAGAAGTCAGGAGTGCCATCGCAGAGCTTCAGGCCGAATGGGACCAGAGGTGGATGCAAACTCTGAAAGAAAAACCCCTCGTGTCTTTCCTGAATGAAGATCCT gctCTCTGTTTCCTTTCACCGACGGCTCCATTGTCTTTTGAACCGGCTCCTGAGGCTTCTTATAGCCATTGCGTCTTTTATCAGTTTCCTGCAAAATTTCTTG AAGATGAGCCTGCAGAGATCGATTCGACGGAAGATGTGAAAACGCGTCTTGACATCAGAAG TCCAACTGTGTCTGGTTCCTCTGAACGTCCCGTCATCCCTCAAGTATCGAGGGCAAACGCGTCTCTGGATTGGCTTTTTGACACTCCGGCATCACCGCCTCAAAAACCTTCAGCTGTCCCGCCGCCGCCTCCG GCCAACATTTGCAAGACAACCCATCAGAAGGTGGCGCCACTGaagacaaaaactgagattTTAGACTTGGAGCATGAAAACCTGGCTGATCAG TTTGCAGACGCTGTAACTATGACCAGTCCTCCTGAGGCTGGAGTGAGGGGCTTGGAGGGTCTCCTCGGCAACCTTCAGAGGGATCCCTTCACTGCTAGGACGCAGCTGCCGCGCACACCGGAGAGCTTAA tAATGGATGTGAAAAGCTCCTGGAGAAAAGCCGTTGAAGAGGACGAAGCTAAAAAAGCATACTGGTCGGCCGAGCTGCAGGACAGCATAACGGACCGACTCAGTCCTGTCGGCCGGCTGCAGGACGCCATCCCCGACTCTTCCGCCCAGACGCTCGCAGATCAGAGCAGCTCCTCTTTCTGCAAACAGCTCATCTTCCCAAAGTCTCCTCCCCTCTGGGACACCTTGAGCACCGAGGCCCACGACAGCCCGAGCGGCACCGGCAGCAGCGCCGTTCAGTTCAGCCTCGACTACGAAACCCTGCCTGAAATGCCAAGCTGCGAGAGTCTGGATCTCGAGGACGAAGCTGTGGCTCTGACGAGCGAGGAAGACGAAGAGGTGCTCGTCCCCACCTTAAAGACGACGCTAAAGCAGACCTTACTGACCTCACCAGATTACAAGACGTCTCGTGTGGAGGACAGCTGGCTGGCTGAACCTGCAGCATCAGAAGGGAAACGCAACAAGGTGTTTTCTCTGGACTCGCCGGATTCACCGCCAACGAAGCAAGAATACAGCCTGCCGACTCTGATCACCTTCTCCCCGATAGATGACATGAAATGTTAG